One part of the Amaranthus tricolor cultivar Red isolate AtriRed21 chromosome 16, ASM2621246v1, whole genome shotgun sequence genome encodes these proteins:
- the LOC130803054 gene encoding protein EARLY FLOWERING 4-like has product MSYSGAESSMEDVVHRQNGSVGGAGNRRHRMKEYGGDSCGDPEAWNDFADSFSRVQTVLDRNRELIQQANENHQSRIPDNMVKNVAIIQELNGNISKVASIYSDLSTNFTGRVRQQRQKGGNSNGRRNGDE; this is encoded by the coding sequence aTGTCATACTCTGGAGCAGAATCGAGTATGGAAGACGTCGTTCATCGGCAGAACGGATCCGTTGGTGGGGCCGGAAACCGCCGTCACCGTATGAAAGAATACGGCGGCGATAGTTGCGGCGATCCCGAGGCATGGAACGATTTTGCTGATAGTTTCAGCAGAGTTCAAACGGTGTTAGATCGGAACAGAGAGTTGATCCAGCAAGCGAATGAGAATCATCAATCGAGAATTCCGGATAATATGGTGAAGAATGTGGCGATTATTCAGGAATTGAACGGAAATATTTCGAAGGTGGCATCGATTTACTCCGATTTGTCGACGAATTTTACAGGTAGGGTTAGGCAGCAGCGGCAGAAGGGAGGGAATAGTAATGGGAGAAGGAATGGAGATGAGTGA